Proteins encoded within one genomic window of Funiculus sociatus GB2-C1:
- a CDS encoding LL-diaminopimelate aminotransferase gives MATINTNYLKLKAGYLFPEIARRVNAFAQANPDANIIRLGIGDVTEPLPEACRAAMIKAVEEMGDRASFKGYGPEQGYAWLREKIAINDFQSRGCEVDASEIFISDGSKCDTGNILDIFGDDNAIAVTDPVYPVYVDTNVMAGHTGDANEKGEFKGLVYLPITAENNFTAEIPREKVDLIYLCFPNNPTGAIATREHLKAWVDYAKANGSIIFFDAAYEAFITDPNLPHSIYEIEGARDCAIEFRSFSKNAGFTGTRCALTVVPKTLTAKATDGSDVELWKLWNRRQSTKFNGVSYIVQRGAEAVYSPEGISQTKALVNFYMENAKIIREKLTAAGLQVYGGVNAPYVWVKTPNDLSSWDFFDKLLHTANVVGTPGSGFGAAGEGYFRISAFNSRENVEEAMKRITEQFKV, from the coding sequence ATGGCAACAATTAACACCAACTACCTGAAGCTGAAAGCAGGCTATCTGTTTCCCGAAATTGCTCGACGGGTGAATGCTTTCGCACAAGCCAATCCTGATGCCAACATTATTCGGCTAGGTATTGGCGATGTCACGGAACCACTGCCGGAAGCCTGCCGCGCGGCTATGATCAAAGCTGTGGAAGAAATGGGTGATCGCGCTAGTTTTAAAGGTTATGGCCCAGAGCAAGGCTACGCCTGGTTACGCGAGAAAATTGCTATTAATGACTTCCAATCGCGGGGATGCGAGGTTGATGCGTCGGAAATCTTCATCTCCGACGGTTCCAAGTGCGATACAGGCAACATTCTCGACATCTTTGGAGATGATAATGCGATCGCTGTTACCGATCCTGTTTATCCGGTGTATGTAGACACTAACGTGATGGCAGGACATACGGGAGACGCTAACGAGAAGGGCGAATTTAAAGGTTTAGTGTATCTGCCGATCACCGCAGAGAACAACTTTACCGCAGAGATACCTCGCGAGAAAGTTGATTTGATTTATCTGTGCTTCCCGAATAATCCTACGGGAGCGATCGCTACCAGAGAACACCTGAAGGCATGGGTAGACTACGCCAAAGCCAATGGCTCCATCATTTTCTTCGATGCAGCCTACGAAGCATTTATCACCGATCCCAACCTTCCTCACTCCATCTACGAAATTGAAGGAGCAAGGGATTGCGCGATCGAGTTTCGCTCCTTCTCCAAGAATGCAGGTTTTACTGGCACCCGTTGTGCGTTAACAGTAGTACCAAAAACGCTCACAGCAAAAGCCACCGATGGTTCTGATGTGGAACTCTGGAAGCTGTGGAATCGCCGCCAGTCCACCAAGTTTAATGGCGTGTCTTATATCGTGCAACGCGGAGCCGAAGCGGTTTACTCCCCAGAAGGTATTTCACAAACTAAGGCGCTTGTCAACTTCTATATGGAAAACGCCAAAATTATTCGCGAGAAGCTGACAGCAGCCGGATTGCAAGTATATGGCGGCGTGAATGCACCTTACGTCTGGGTGAAAACGCCCAATGATTTGTCTAGTTGGGATTTCTTCGATAAGTTGCTGCACACAGCGAATGTTGTGGGAACCCCCGGTTCTGGTTTTGGTGCAGCAGGCGAAGGCTACTTCCGCATCTCGGCGTTTAATAGTCGGGAAAATGTGGAAGAGGCAATGAAACGGATTACCGAGCAATTTAAGGTCTAG
- a CDS encoding MlaD family protein produces the protein MRSRTVREGSVGLLILVSLFLFGGLIFWIRDIRYGKKSYTVIAEFANVGGMQQGASVRYRGVNVGQITAINPRSNGVDVTMEISPADLVMPNEVVVEANQSGLLSETSIDINPLKQLPPEVKVALPLDPQCPTGLIVCNNERVRGQIGISFDELLRSTTRIANLYNDPTLLANLKAATKNTSDAAVGVAQLTRDFSGLSATVQQEIKTFSGAANAVTRAANQTSAQLNQIGGTANQFGLAANQITRTANQYSLTATQLNQLLGNVNSLVVQNRSTLLSTLDNFSTSSQQLRTTVNSLTGQVNQFGNTQLRRNLEVLSANAAQASVNAAQASANLRDLTTALNSPTNLVVLQQTLDSARTTFENAQKITSDLDDLTGDQAFRNNLRNLVNGLSGLVSSTEQLEQQVQIAEVLEPARAAINTQVAAGKMNKDVSSSFSSSPLTDIKAQKQLKSNPIARPKAIALPPAYWHEESTQPAADFEKKK, from the coding sequence ATGCGATCGCGAACAGTTCGAGAAGGCTCCGTCGGTTTGTTAATCCTAGTGTCCCTTTTCTTGTTTGGTGGACTAATCTTTTGGATACGTGACATCAGGTATGGTAAAAAAAGCTACACGGTAATCGCAGAATTTGCCAATGTTGGAGGAATGCAACAAGGCGCTTCCGTCCGCTATCGCGGCGTTAACGTCGGTCAAATTACCGCCATTAACCCTCGCTCTAATGGCGTGGATGTGACAATGGAAATTTCCCCAGCAGACTTGGTAATGCCAAATGAAGTCGTAGTTGAAGCCAATCAATCCGGTCTGTTGAGCGAAACTTCCATCGACATTAATCCCCTCAAGCAGCTCCCCCCTGAAGTTAAAGTTGCGCTGCCACTTGACCCCCAATGCCCGACGGGCCTGATTGTTTGTAACAACGAGCGTGTAAGAGGTCAAATTGGTATTAGTTTCGATGAACTGCTTCGCAGCACTACCCGCATTGCCAATCTGTACAACGACCCAACTTTATTAGCTAACCTGAAAGCAGCCACTAAAAATACCAGCGATGCCGCAGTTGGAGTGGCGCAACTCACTCGCGATTTCTCCGGTTTGAGCGCGACAGTACAACAAGAGATAAAAACCTTCTCAGGTGCTGCCAATGCTGTAACCCGTGCCGCCAACCAAACCAGCGCCCAACTTAATCAAATTGGCGGTACAGCAAATCAATTCGGTTTGGCAGCAAATCAGATTACTAGAACTGCCAATCAATACAGCCTAACTGCCACTCAGTTAAACCAACTGCTTGGCAATGTCAACAGCTTAGTGGTACAAAATCGCTCGACTCTGCTCAGCACTTTAGATAACTTTTCCACCAGCAGCCAGCAACTACGCACTACAGTAAACAGCCTGACAGGACAAGTCAACCAGTTTGGCAATACGCAACTGCGGCGTAATTTAGAAGTTCTTTCGGCCAACGCAGCGCAGGCATCTGTTAATGCGGCGCAGGCATCAGCTAACTTGCGCGACCTTACCACCGCTCTTAATAGTCCAACAAATTTGGTGGTGTTACAACAAACATTGGATTCGGCGCGGACAACTTTTGAAAACGCCCAGAAAATCACATCCGATTTGGACGATCTCACAGGTGATCAAGCTTTCCGTAACAATTTACGAAATTTGGTCAATGGACTCAGCGGTTTGGTGTCTTCAACGGAGCAGCTAGAGCAGCAGGTTCAGATAGCTGAGGTTTTGGAACCAGCAAGAGCGGCGATTAACACGCAAGTTGCCGCCGGAAAAATGAATAAAGACGTTTCTTCATCGTTCTCCTCTAGCCCTTTGACAGATATTAAGGCCCAGAAGCAGTTAAAGTCTAACCCAATTGCTCGACCGAAAGCGATCGCTTTACCCCCTGCCTACTGGCATGAAGAATCAACTCAGCCAGCTGCGGATTTTGAAAAGAAAAAGTGA